A DNA window from Undibacterium sp. YM2 contains the following coding sequences:
- a CDS encoding helix-turn-helix transcriptional regulator, whose amino-acid sequence MSLVLRTLFQSELLSIRHGVARPAPDDSKELECETADLVLLPIAGVLAKHDGPKQHVIANANHAIFLGTGQPYRITFPGDIGDEALVLDFSKEALMQMLVDAAGVQQLYAPVLRPHSLLPPASVLSRELLWRHLHEPIIDTLAVQEISVAVLTASVQAACFERQQLDRARHTQTQRRRRQQVEAVKELISLYPQQEWALDELARQVHASPFHLSRVFREEVGLPVHRYLIRTRLTAALRAMRASCHDLTQIAHACGFASHSHFTSSFRSVFGMTPSQSRQRSMI is encoded by the coding sequence ATGTCTTTAGTGCTGCGTACTCTTTTTCAAAGCGAACTGCTGTCCATACGACATGGCGTGGCAAGACCTGCGCCTGATGATAGCAAGGAACTCGAGTGCGAGACCGCTGACCTGGTATTACTTCCCATCGCTGGCGTGCTGGCCAAGCATGACGGCCCGAAACAGCATGTCATTGCGAATGCCAACCATGCGATTTTCCTGGGAACAGGCCAGCCTTACCGCATCACCTTCCCCGGCGATATAGGCGACGAGGCTCTGGTACTGGATTTTTCAAAGGAAGCACTCATGCAAATGCTGGTCGATGCCGCAGGCGTGCAGCAATTGTATGCCCCGGTATTGAGGCCGCATAGCCTGTTGCCACCAGCCAGCGTGCTGAGCCGCGAACTTTTGTGGCGACATTTGCATGAGCCCATCATTGATACTCTGGCAGTACAGGAAATCAGCGTTGCGGTACTGACTGCCTCTGTGCAGGCAGCCTGTTTTGAACGCCAGCAACTGGATCGTGCCAGGCATACCCAGACGCAACGGCGCAGACGCCAGCAGGTTGAAGCTGTCAAGGAACTGATCTCGCTGTATCCCCAGCAGGAGTGGGCGCTTGATGAGCTGGCCCGTCAGGTGCATGCCTCACCATTTCACCTGTCCCGGGTATTCAGGGAAGAAGTCGGTTTGCCTGTTCACCGCTACCTGATACGTACCCGCCTGACGGCAGCTCTGCGCGCAATGCGGGCAAGCTGCCATGACCTGACGCAGATCGCTCATGCATGTGGTTTTGCCAGCCACAGTCATTTCACGTCCAGCTTCCGTTCTGTTTTCGGCATGACGCCCAGCCAATCCCGGCAACGCAGCATGATTTGA
- a CDS encoding ABC transporter ATP-binding protein — protein MSHYFDTRTNPRQAYPILALLVTLMLVFPFVAMQFGNAWVRIVDFALLYIMLALGLNIVVGFAGLLDLGYVAFYAMGAYMTALLASPHFAILLESVINNFPLLGQTLLWLYGPEIAAHGIHLSVWVIVPLGAALAAVLGALLGAPTLKLRGDYLAVVTLGFGEIVRIFIINLNSPINITNGPKGINMVDHIRIFGVSLGGEPGSQATVYFAGFSMPSVNAYYFLFLGLCASIIFVTVRLHDSRLGRAFVAIREDETAAVAMGINTRNIKLLAFAMGASFGGVAGAMFAAFQGYVSPESFSLGESVSILSMVILGGIGHIPGVILGAVLLVLLPELLRYLVPPLQQQLFGHMLIEPEVLRQLLLGLTMVIVMLKRPAGLWPAPRHEDRALSQA, from the coding sequence ATGTCCCATTACTTTGATACCAGGACCAACCCCCGTCAGGCATACCCGATACTGGCACTGCTTGTCACGCTGATGCTGGTTTTTCCTTTCGTTGCCATGCAATTTGGCAATGCCTGGGTGCGTATCGTGGATTTTGCCTTGCTGTATATCATGCTGGCGCTAGGTCTGAATATCGTCGTCGGTTTTGCCGGTTTGCTGGATCTTGGCTATGTCGCCTTCTATGCCATGGGTGCCTACATGACGGCCTTGCTGGCGTCACCGCACTTTGCCATCCTGCTGGAATCCGTGATCAACAACTTCCCCTTGCTGGGCCAGACCCTGCTGTGGCTATACGGGCCGGAAATCGCCGCGCACGGCATACATTTGTCAGTATGGGTCATCGTTCCGCTGGGGGCAGCACTGGCTGCAGTGCTGGGGGCATTGCTCGGTGCGCCTACCCTCAAATTGCGTGGTGATTACCTGGCTGTCGTGACCCTGGGCTTTGGAGAAATTGTCCGTATCTTCATCATCAACCTGAACTCGCCTATCAATATCACCAATGGCCCCAAGGGCATCAACATGGTGGATCATATCCGCATCTTTGGCGTGTCACTGGGTGGTGAGCCTGGGTCGCAGGCGACAGTCTATTTTGCCGGCTTTTCCATGCCATCTGTGAATGCCTATTACTTTCTCTTCCTGGGACTTTGTGCCAGCATTATCTTCGTCACTGTGCGCCTGCATGATTCACGGCTGGGGCGCGCCTTTGTCGCCATCCGTGAAGATGAAACTGCAGCCGTTGCCATGGGCATCAATACCCGCAATATCAAATTACTGGCGTTTGCCATGGGCGCATCCTTTGGCGGCGTGGCAGGCGCCATGTTTGCCGCCTTCCAGGGTTATGTGTCACCAGAATCGTTTTCCTTGGGTGAATCGGTGTCCATCCTGTCCATGGTGATACTGGGGGGCATAGGTCATATCCCTGGCGTGATTCTGGGGGCAGTGCTGCTGGTGTTATTGCCCGAATTACTGCGTTATCTGGTGCCACCGCTGCAGCAACAGCTGTTCGGCCACATGCTGATAGAGCCCGAAGTCTTGCGGCAATTATTGCTGGGCCTGACCATGGTCATCGTCATGCTCAAGCGCCCGGCAGGTCTGTGGCCTGCGCCCAGGCATGAAGACCGCGCGCTTTCTCAAGCTTGA
- a CDS encoding BlaI/MecI/CopY family transcriptional regulator — translation MSPAVAKSSIPKPTASELNLLKVLWQHGPMSAKQLHETIQDERPDLAYATVLRHLQIMHGKGILTRDESQRSHVYAPSQEQDSLQTNLLKDMIQKVFAGSGKALVLAALRGHVTDKERDEIEQIMQDEKKS, via the coding sequence ATGTCTCCTGCTGTTGCAAAATCATCTATCCCCAAGCCCACGGCATCTGAGCTTAATTTGCTCAAGGTGCTGTGGCAGCATGGCCCCATGAGCGCCAAGCAATTGCATGAAACCATACAGGACGAGCGCCCCGACCTGGCCTATGCCACGGTCTTGCGTCACCTGCAAATCATGCACGGCAAGGGTATATTGACGCGGGATGAAAGCCAGCGCTCGCATGTATATGCCCCCTCGCAAGAGCAGGATTCGCTGCAAACCAATTTGCTCAAGGACATGATACAAAAAGTCTTTGCCGGTTCTGGCAAGGCTCTGGTGCTGGCTGCCTTGCGCGGCCATGTCACGGATAAAGAACGTGATGAAATCGAACAGATCATGCAGGATGAGAAAAAATCATGA
- a CDS encoding M56 family metallopeptidase has product MMPASTYAEYTLAELLGWPLLHFVWQGALIASISAILLAVTRNARPQLRYALACTAMLACLLWPALGIVQQWQDPQTINLETAIQLAGKASISLDLVWVRQSLLAAQIEAWLPLVVTLWSMGVLLMLMRLALGLLWVYRLGQHGNDIAVLTQQWQARTNQLAYQFAIRRQVQVKFQQDLLSPVTYGCIKPVVVMPASLLTGMAPDMIEALLAHELAHIKRWDYVVNLLQNLVLSLLFYHPAVWWISKRIDAERELIADDMAAAMLGQTRPLARALQVLDKLQIAAMPQAAMAANGGDLLSRIKRLVRPDSQPWHWKMAAPVLGIAAALLLVLQTQVNAAPEPSVPSAPVAAAKAEPVTHISAYVKTSSEHVLVVDEQSGKVLLEKNADTIVPIASISKLMTAMVTLDAKLDKDEAITISKEDVAGWHTNQVKLQPGTVLSRQTLLELALIPSSNAAAKALARTYPGGKPAFVAALQSKTASLGLQATHLEEAAGISPNNRSNARDIARLVKAAASYPELRNLASRSEGSYTVAGQTYDYQSTNSLTASKDWDISLSKTGYSKIAGRCLTMRTTIAGKPVIMVLLNAKNSDVRTDDVMHIRTALETAKPG; this is encoded by the coding sequence ATGATGCCAGCTTCCACATACGCAGAATACACACTTGCTGAATTACTGGGCTGGCCGCTGCTGCATTTTGTCTGGCAGGGCGCACTGATCGCCAGTATCTCCGCCATTTTGCTGGCCGTGACCCGTAATGCCCGCCCGCAATTGCGGTATGCACTGGCTTGCACGGCAATGCTGGCTTGTTTGTTGTGGCCAGCGCTAGGCATAGTGCAACAATGGCAAGACCCGCAAACCATCAACCTCGAAACAGCCATACAACTGGCCGGCAAAGCCAGCATTTCACTGGACCTGGTCTGGGTCAGGCAAAGCCTGCTTGCTGCACAGATCGAGGCCTGGCTGCCGCTGGTAGTCACCCTGTGGAGCATGGGTGTGCTATTGATGTTGATGCGCCTGGCATTGGGCTTGCTGTGGGTGTATCGCCTCGGTCAACATGGCAATGATATTGCAGTGCTGACGCAGCAATGGCAGGCACGCACCAATCAACTGGCCTATCAATTTGCCATACGCCGCCAGGTGCAGGTGAAGTTCCAGCAAGACTTGTTGAGCCCGGTCACTTATGGCTGTATCAAGCCTGTCGTGGTCATGCCTGCATCCTTATTAACCGGCATGGCACCCGACATGATAGAGGCCTTGCTGGCACATGAACTGGCCCACATCAAGCGCTGGGATTATGTTGTGAACCTCTTGCAAAACCTGGTCTTGTCGCTGTTGTTTTATCACCCCGCAGTGTGGTGGATTTCCAAGCGCATCGATGCTGAAAGAGAACTGATTGCCGACGACATGGCAGCCGCTATGCTGGGCCAGACCCGCCCACTGGCGCGTGCCCTGCAAGTGCTGGATAAATTGCAGATAGCTGCAATGCCGCAAGCCGCGATGGCGGCCAACGGCGGTGATTTGCTGTCACGCATCAAACGCCTGGTGCGCCCTGATTCACAACCCTGGCACTGGAAGATGGCCGCACCGGTGCTCGGTATTGCTGCGGCACTGTTGCTGGTATTGCAAACCCAGGTCAATGCCGCACCTGAGCCCTCAGTGCCATCAGCCCCAGTTGCTGCCGCAAAAGCAGAACCAGTTACTCATATCAGCGCCTATGTCAAAACCAGTTCGGAACATGTACTGGTAGTGGATGAGCAAAGTGGCAAAGTCTTGCTGGAAAAAAATGCCGACACCATCGTACCCATCGCATCCATCAGCAAACTGATGACAGCTATGGTGACGCTGGATGCAAAGCTCGATAAAGATGAGGCCATTACCATCAGCAAAGAAGACGTGGCGGGCTGGCATACCAACCAGGTCAAACTGCAGCCAGGCACGGTGCTGTCGCGCCAGACCTTGCTGGAATTGGCGCTGATTCCTTCCAGCAATGCGGCTGCCAAGGCGCTGGCCAGGACTTATCCCGGTGGCAAGCCTGCCTTTGTCGCAGCCTTGCAAAGCAAGACGGCCAGCCTGGGTTTGCAGGCTACCCATCTGGAAGAAGCGGCGGGTATCTCACCCAATAACCGCTCGAATGCCAGAGATATTGCCCGCCTGGTCAAGGCTGCAGCCAGTTACCCTGAATTGCGCAATCTGGCCAGCCGCAGTGAAGGTAGCTATACCGTTGCCGGGCAAACTTATGACTACCAGAGCACCAACAGCCTGACGGCCAGCAAGGACTGGGACATCAGCCTGTCAAAAACCGGGTACTCCAAAATCGCAGGCCGCTGCCTGACCATGCGTACTACCATCGCTGGCAAGCCCGTCATCATGGTCTTGCTGAATGCAAAAAACAGCGACGTGCGTACCGATGATGTGATGCACATACGCACTGCGCTGGAAACTGCCAAGCCCGGCTAA
- a CDS encoding TonB-dependent siderophore receptor has product MLFQQASTRLSTIALSVLALFAGKQASAQQQAQQTPQQVEINAKSQPNRDRQDDVGMRSIYGREDIEKYGDTNLSEVLKRLPGISVTESKGKGAEIRMRGLGNGYTQILLNGQTTPVGFTIDSIAPDLIEKIEVMRVASADVSAQSIAGTINIILKKKSSNQATEIKANTSLQAGRLSGNLSWSLGDQLGDHPEISYVLAGTFESNVNQLNTLATESQSERASMRDAWETTADRQLQQGQQNRRDAASLSPRLNWKINAQDSLSWQGNLTLARQEQTKQEKENTYVGDSTDFPDNHSIWTAHVFTSRNDLSWERRLADSARLSMNLGWNSLDRSTKFHFWGKDNAGTSKIHRYVTGDADENEYRFNGKYLAPYSESHVLSLGWEASRALRHENRIEQEFNLLPDSAHYYQASLQKQAIYLQDEWTINSAWSAYLGLRMERISSNSKEAGNFDFQNNASMLSPILQSVWKIDAQRQWRMALNRSFKLPTVGNLVPRLFRIDNNNTPLNSDFQGNPNLRAERAWGMELAYEHYLTESSVISANTYWRRIDDVMLEQTTQIGSTWVSSLANNGRARILGLEIEAKLNLQQLAARMPALELRANFNRNWSRVEQVPGPDNHLAQQAGLLVSAGADYQINPALRVGADYSYQAANNIRESAYLTGHNSPRRHLDIYLAWKQNKQSQLRFSVSNVLQQDKLDSGIYTNAVSRWTDINQQQSARTWRLVWEVKL; this is encoded by the coding sequence ATGCTTTTTCAGCAGGCATCAACACGTCTATCTACCATAGCGCTCAGTGTTCTGGCACTGTTTGCCGGTAAGCAGGCGTCGGCACAACAACAGGCACAGCAAACACCACAACAGGTAGAAATCAATGCAAAGTCACAACCCAATCGCGATCGTCAAGACGATGTAGGCATGCGCAGCATCTATGGCCGTGAAGACATAGAAAAATACGGTGACACCAATCTCAGCGAAGTCTTGAAACGCCTGCCCGGCATCAGTGTCACCGAGAGCAAGGGCAAGGGCGCAGAGATACGCATGCGCGGCCTCGGTAATGGTTACACACAGATATTATTGAATGGCCAGACTACGCCAGTAGGTTTCACCATAGACAGCATCGCCCCTGACCTGATAGAAAAAATAGAAGTCATGCGTGTTGCCAGTGCCGATGTCAGTGCCCAGAGTATTGCCGGAACGATCAATATCATCCTCAAGAAAAAAAGCAGCAATCAGGCGACAGAAATCAAAGCCAATACCAGCCTGCAGGCCGGACGCTTGTCGGGCAACCTGTCATGGAGTTTGGGAGATCAACTGGGCGATCATCCTGAAATTTCTTACGTGCTGGCCGGCACGTTCGAGAGCAATGTCAATCAGCTCAATACCCTGGCGACAGAAAGCCAGTCTGAACGCGCGAGCATGCGTGATGCATGGGAAACGACAGCAGACAGACAACTGCAGCAAGGCCAGCAAAACCGTCGTGATGCGGCCAGCCTGTCGCCACGCCTGAACTGGAAAATCAATGCGCAAGACAGTCTGAGCTGGCAGGGCAATCTGACTCTCGCCAGACAGGAGCAGACCAAGCAGGAAAAAGAAAATACCTATGTCGGTGACAGTACCGATTTCCCTGATAATCACTCCATCTGGACTGCTCATGTATTCACCTCGCGTAATGATCTCAGTTGGGAACGTCGCCTCGCCGACAGTGCCAGGCTCAGCATGAACCTGGGCTGGAACAGCCTGGACAGATCGACCAAATTCCATTTCTGGGGCAAGGACAATGCAGGTACATCAAAAATACATCGTTATGTCACCGGTGATGCCGATGAAAATGAATACCGCTTCAATGGCAAATACCTGGCACCGTATTCAGAATCACATGTGCTGAGTCTGGGCTGGGAAGCCAGCCGGGCATTGCGTCATGAAAACCGTATTGAACAGGAATTCAATCTCCTTCCTGACAGCGCACACTACTATCAGGCGAGTCTGCAAAAACAGGCCATCTATCTGCAGGATGAATGGACTATCAACAGCGCCTGGTCAGCTTACCTGGGTTTGCGCATGGAGCGCATCAGCAGCAATAGCAAAGAAGCAGGTAATTTTGATTTTCAAAATAATGCAAGCATGCTCAGTCCTATACTGCAAAGTGTCTGGAAAATCGACGCCCAAAGACAATGGCGCATGGCACTCAACCGCAGTTTTAAATTGCCTACCGTGGGTAATCTCGTACCACGCCTGTTCCGCATCGATAACAACAATACCCCGCTCAATTCAGATTTTCAGGGCAATCCCAACTTGCGGGCAGAACGCGCCTGGGGCATGGAGCTGGCTTATGAGCACTACCTGACCGAGAGTAGCGTCATCAGCGCCAACACCTATTGGCGACGGATAGATGATGTCATGCTCGAACAGACTACACAAATTGGCAGCACCTGGGTCAGCAGTCTCGCCAACAATGGCCGCGCCCGTATCCTTGGTCTGGAAATTGAGGCAAAACTGAACTTGCAGCAACTGGCAGCCCGCATGCCAGCGCTGGAGTTGCGTGCCAATTTCAACCGCAACTGGTCAAGGGTAGAACAAGTGCCCGGCCCTGATAACCATCTGGCACAACAGGCGGGTTTGCTGGTCAGTGCTGGTGCCGACTACCAGATCAATCCCGCCTTGCGTGTGGGGGCAGATTACAGCTACCAGGCCGCGAATAATATTCGTGAATCAGCTTATCTGACAGGGCACAACAGCCCCAGACGTCATCTCGATATTTACCTGGCCTGGAAGCAAAACAAGCAAAGTCAGTTGCGTTTTTCAGTCAGTAATGTGCTGCAACAAGACAAGCTCGACAGCGGCATCTACACCAATGCAGTTTCACGCTGGACAGATATCAATCAACAGCAGTCAGCAAGAACCTGGCGGCTGGTATGGGAAGTGAAGTTGTAG
- the ampC gene encoding class C beta-lactamase, whose protein sequence is MKSVVLHFYQISILFIAAMFSLTATGAETDKLKRVVDEAILPVQEKNAIPGMAVGIFVNGKQYVFNYGLASKAGNVPVTDNTLFEIGSISKTFIATMTTLAQGRGKLALNDKVADHIASLKGSQFGETSLLSLATHTTGGLPQQVPDEVTSDEQLITYLKNWKPDHIQGTYRTYSNISIGLLGVIAAQSLQQPFATIMQEQIFPTLGMNNSYIVVPESKRADYAQGYKKDDTPVRMSEDVLSTEAYGVRTSASDLVQFIRANLGKMELSPEFAAALKNTHTGYFKAGGMTQSLVWELYPYPTDIAAVITGSSQHMAFDATPVTKITPPFTPGKNVFIHKTGATGGFGAYIAFVPASNMGVVILANKNYPNQTRIETAQKILRQLGM, encoded by the coding sequence ATGAAATCAGTCGTCCTGCATTTCTATCAAATCAGCATCTTATTCATCGCAGCCATGTTCAGCCTGACAGCCACGGGCGCAGAAACGGACAAGCTCAAACGTGTCGTTGATGAGGCCATACTCCCGGTACAGGAAAAAAATGCCATCCCCGGCATGGCTGTCGGTATTTTCGTCAATGGCAAACAATATGTGTTCAACTACGGGCTAGCATCCAAAGCCGGGAATGTTCCCGTCACCGATAACACCTTGTTTGAGATAGGCTCCATCAGCAAAACCTTTATCGCCACCATGACCACCCTGGCACAGGGCAGGGGAAAGCTGGCCCTGAACGACAAGGTCGCTGACCACATAGCCAGCCTCAAAGGCTCGCAGTTTGGCGAGACTAGCCTGCTGAGCCTGGCAACCCACACGACAGGCGGCTTGCCCCAGCAGGTTCCTGACGAAGTGACCAGTGACGAGCAACTGATCACCTATCTCAAGAACTGGAAGCCAGATCACATCCAGGGCACATACCGCACTTACAGCAATATCAGCATAGGCCTGCTCGGCGTTATCGCAGCCCAGAGCCTGCAACAACCCTTCGCCACCATCATGCAGGAACAGATATTTCCCACTCTCGGCATGAATAATAGTTACATCGTTGTGCCAGAAAGCAAACGCGCAGACTATGCGCAAGGCTATAAAAAAGACGACACCCCGGTACGCATGAGCGAAGATGTACTCTCGACAGAAGCCTACGGCGTCAGAACCAGCGCCAGCGATCTCGTGCAATTCATCCGCGCGAATCTGGGGAAAATGGAACTATCCCCCGAATTTGCAGCCGCCCTGAAAAACACCCACACCGGCTACTTCAAAGCGGGCGGCATGACCCAAAGCCTGGTGTGGGAACTTTATCCCTACCCGACAGATATTGCTGCCGTGATCACAGGCTCATCCCAGCACATGGCCTTTGACGCCACACCGGTGACCAAAATCACGCCACCGTTCACACCCGGTAAAAACGTTTTTATCCATAAAACCGGCGCCACCGGTGGCTTCGGCGCCTACATCGCCTTTGTACCAGCCAGTAACATGGGCGTCGTCATCCTGGCCAACAAGAATTATCCAAATCAGACACGCATAGAGACGGCGCAAAAGATTTTGAGGCAGTTGGGCATGTGA
- a CDS encoding DUF3334 family protein, with amino-acid sequence MASEENGVVYGTEDLLTSLCNSVIRVLNVATNSKVHYSAMVQRITKIGLKPDIGCFVLFDGGFSGLVVLNFDGDTALEIYEKYMLNMGMPKSELATSFTSDEVANILGELMNQIVGDFTGKIRRELQTNITQNQPKMLVLTKQVMLSVDTPLDRPELRRVSFFTEKNNIFYLELAIDRTEFIKLHDFEAHEVPDPDALLHMQQAADQSGAGTAAAASDDDDENSELLKSLGM; translated from the coding sequence ATGGCCTCGGAAGAAAATGGTGTAGTGTACGGAACAGAAGATTTGTTGACGAGTTTATGTAACTCGGTAATACGGGTTTTGAATGTCGCGACGAATAGCAAGGTGCATTATTCTGCCATGGTGCAGCGCATCACCAAGATAGGCTTGAAGCCGGATATAGGTTGCTTTGTGTTGTTTGACGGTGGCTTTTCCGGCTTGGTCGTATTGAATTTTGATGGCGATACGGCGCTGGAAATCTACGAGAAATACATGCTCAATATGGGCATGCCCAAATCTGAGCTGGCAACTTCGTTCACTTCTGACGAGGTGGCAAATATCCTCGGTGAGTTGATGAACCAGATTGTTGGTGACTTCACTGGCAAGATACGCCGCGAGTTGCAGACCAATATCACCCAGAACCAGCCCAAGATGCTGGTGCTGACCAAGCAGGTCATGCTGAGTGTGGATACCCCGCTGGACAGGCCTGAATTGCGCCGTGTTTCTTTCTTCACCGAGAAAAACAATATCTTCTATCTTGAACTGGCGATAGACAGGACAGAGTTCATCAAGCTGCATGACTTTGAAGCGCATGAAGTGCCTGATCCAGATGCCCTGCTGCACATGCAGCAGGCGGCAGATCAGAGTGGAGCAGGGACAGCCGCAGCCGCTAGCGATGATGATGACGAAAACTCTGAGCTGCTGAAATCCCTGGGAATGTAA
- a CDS encoding beta-ketoacyl-ACP synthase III, whose product MSKVVISGTGLYTPSQSISNEELIASFNAYVQQHNAQNAAAIASGDVVALEESSVAFIEKASGIKSRFVMNKEGVLDINRMVPRIPERSDEEPSIMCEMAVAAANQALERAGRTAADIDAVICAASNMQRGYPAMAVEIQNALGIDGYGYDINVACSSATFGIQAAVTAIQGGQARAVLVVNPEITSGHLNWRDRDSHFIFGDACTAIIVERADLATSKHRFEIVGLKLKTQFSNNIRNNFGFLNRADESGIGKPDKLFRQQGRKVFKDVCPMAASVITSTVQAADIAIPDVKRYWLHQANLNMNLLIARMILGRDATPEESPTILDTYANTSSAGSIIAFHKYQDDLEAGNVGVICSFGAGYSIGCVVVKKLG is encoded by the coding sequence ATGAGCAAAGTAGTCATCAGCGGCACCGGCTTGTACACCCCTTCCCAGTCTATTTCCAATGAAGAACTGATCGCCAGTTTCAATGCTTATGTCCAGCAACACAATGCGCAAAACGCCGCGGCCATCGCCAGTGGTGACGTCGTCGCGCTGGAAGAATCCAGCGTCGCCTTCATAGAAAAAGCCTCAGGCATCAAATCCCGCTTTGTCATGAACAAGGAAGGCGTGCTCGACATCAACCGCATGGTGCCACGCATCCCAGAGCGCAGCGATGAAGAACCATCCATCATGTGTGAAATGGCAGTCGCTGCCGCCAACCAGGCGCTGGAACGCGCAGGCCGCACTGCTGCCGATATTGACGCCGTCATTTGCGCTGCCAGCAATATGCAACGTGGCTACCCTGCCATGGCAGTGGAAATCCAGAATGCCCTCGGCATAGACGGCTATGGCTACGACATCAATGTCGCCTGCTCATCCGCCACCTTTGGCATACAGGCAGCCGTGACTGCCATCCAAGGCGGCCAGGCGCGTGCGGTACTGGTCGTCAACCCCGAGATCACCAGCGGCCACCTGAACTGGCGCGACCGTGACAGCCACTTCATCTTTGGTGATGCCTGCACCGCCATCATCGTAGAACGCGCCGACCTGGCGACATCGAAGCACCGGTTTGAAATCGTTGGCCTGAAACTCAAGACCCAGTTCTCGAACAATATCCGCAACAACTTTGGCTTTTTGAACCGTGCTGATGAAAGCGGCATAGGCAAGCCAGACAAACTGTTCCGCCAGCAAGGACGCAAGGTATTCAAGGATGTCTGTCCCATGGCTGCGTCTGTCATCACCTCGACGGTGCAAGCTGCCGACATCGCCATCCCTGATGTCAAACGTTACTGGCTGCACCAGGCCAACCTGAACATGAACCTGCTCATCGCCCGCATGATTTTGGGCCGCGATGCAACGCCAGAAGAATCACCAACGATTTTGGACACTTACGCCAATACTTCGTCCGCTGGCTCCATCATCGCCTTCCACAAATACCAGGATGATCTGGAAGCTGGCAATGTAGGCGTGATCTGCTCTTTTGGTGCTGGTTATTCCATAGGCTGTGTTGTCGTCAAAAAACTGGGCTGA
- the fghA gene encoding S-formylglutathione hydrolase, with the protein MTQHESNDDAEEVSLLSQHACHGGVQRFYQHDSAEIGLPMRFSVYLPPQAMAGETCPAIIYLAGLTCTEETFMIKAGAQAIAAREGIILITPDTSPRNANIPGDSDNWDFGVAAGFYLDATQAPWNKHYRMHSYIVAELLPMLLASLPMDKSRVGIMGHSMGGHGALVLALRHPELFRSVSAFAPIAAPSQCPWGQKAFTGYLGTDQNAWVEYDATALMQKQSQAPFPKGILIDQGFADKFLAEQLHPEAFKTACASVQQPLTLRYHEGYDHGYYFINTFIEDHLLHHKQQLTT; encoded by the coding sequence ATGACGCAGCACGAATCTAACGATGATGCAGAAGAAGTGAGCTTGCTGAGCCAGCACGCCTGCCATGGCGGCGTGCAGCGCTTTTATCAGCATGACTCTGCCGAGATAGGCTTGCCCATGCGGTTTTCCGTATATCTGCCACCACAGGCGATGGCGGGTGAGACTTGTCCGGCAATTATTTACCTGGCTGGCCTGACCTGCACTGAAGAAACCTTCATGATCAAGGCGGGTGCGCAAGCCATTGCCGCACGCGAAGGCATTATTCTCATCACGCCAGACACCAGCCCACGCAATGCCAACATCCCTGGCGACAGTGACAACTGGGATTTTGGTGTGGCTGCCGGTTTTTATCTGGATGCAACGCAAGCGCCGTGGAACAAGCACTACCGCATGCACAGCTACATCGTCGCGGAACTGCTGCCCATGCTGCTGGCCAGCCTGCCCATGGACAAGTCGCGCGTCGGCATCATGGGGCATTCCATGGGTGGCCATGGTGCGCTGGTACTGGCCTTGCGCCATCCAGAGCTGTTCAGAAGCGTATCTGCCTTTGCCCCCATCGCAGCACCAAGCCAATGTCCGTGGGGACAAAAAGCTTTCACCGGCTATCTGGGAACTGATCAAAACGCTTGGGTCGAGTATGACGCTACCGCCCTCATGCAAAAGCAGAGCCAAGCGCCCTTCCCCAAAGGCATACTGATAGACCAGGGATTTGCCGACAAATTTTTGGCGGAACAACTACACCCTGAAGCCTTCAAAACTGCCTGTGCCAGCGTGCAACAGCCGCTGACACTGCGCTACCATGAAGGCTATGACCATGGTTATTACTTCATCAATACCTTCATTGAAGATCATTTGCTGCACCACAAACAGCAATTGACTACCTGA